The sequence TCATAATTTTTAAATTCAATTTaataatgtattctgaatatAAAAACAAATTGTTTTGTATGGGAGGGCAGCTATATTATCTCTAAGTCAGTCGTCATTACAGTAAGTAATGGATGAAATGAAGaagtatacagtactgtacaactTTCACCTCTTTTATTTTGCTTCATACAGCACAGCCCTAGATATGGACAGCACAACAGGATTCGCCATGACCCCTGTCAATCACAACCACACCAACAGCAGCTGTTCCCGTGACAATGTGCTGAAGACTGTGGTGTTTCCTGTTCTCtactccctcctcttcctgttgGGCCTGTCCCTCAACGGCCTGGCAGTGTGGGTGTTCTTCAGCATACCTAGCCGCTCCCACTTCATCATCTACCTCAAGAACATTGTGGTGGCCGACGTCCTCATGACCCTCACCTTCCCCTTCAAGGTGTAGTTACAATTATAATAATCATATTATTAATAAAAGTTATAATATTAATAACTATGAAAAAAGTATGAATAAACAGCAATTAAATCACTGACTGTGCTAAATGAATGTGTTTGTCCTGTAGGTGCTGTCTGACTCCAACATGGCGTCCGTGGGTCTGCGTGTCTTTGTCTGTCGTGTCTCCTCTGTGCTCTTCTATCTCACCATGTACATCAGCATCCTCTTCTTCGGCCTCATCAGCATCGACCGCTGCAGGAAGACCCTCCAGCCCTTCAAGGGGACCAACGCGGCCCGTCTGTCACACAGGAAACTGCTCTCTGGGGTTATCTGGTGCTCCCTGCTGGCCCTCTCCCTGCCCAACATGGTCCTGACCAGCCGCAGCCCCTCCTCGGTCTACTTCAAGTGCAGTGATCTGAAGACGGCGGCTGGTATGCATTGGCATGAGCTGGTCAACCATGTGTGCCAGGTAATCTTCTGGGGCAACCTGGTGACGGTGATAGTGTGTTATGCCCTCATCACCAAAGAGCTGTACAGTTCCTACGCCCGCGCCAACGCTTACCGTGCTGGTGGAGCCAGCAGAGCTGGTACTGGTAACGGGCAGCGCCAGCCCCGGAGAAAGACTGTGAGTTCAAACGTCTTCCTGGTGCTGGCCGTGTTTTTTGTGTGCTTCGTGCCGTTCCACTTCTCCCGCGTGCCGTACACCATGAGCCAGACCCGGGGACGCATGTTTGACTGCAACCTCAAGCTGTTCTTCTTCCAGTTAAAGGAGAGTACACTCTGGCTGTCCTCCCTCAACTCCCTCCTGGACCCTCTCATCTATTTCTTCCTCTGTAAGTCCTTCAGGACCACCTTGTTCAAGACGCTCCATCTCCCACCTGGGACCTGTAGCTGGCTCACTGGGGTAGGGCCGGACCACAACACAGGCAGTACCCCTCTGGGAGACTCCTCTGCTTGTCAGTAGCGAACTAAAGCTCTCTTCTGGAGGACTTCCATGTATTGTGGTCTGATGAATGTTTCACAGAGGATCATACTGCCCTCTACTGGAAGGCTGACGGGAACTGAACTGTGTGTTAGTTGTAGCTCTGTCTGGGCAATGGAAAGAGTAGAGTAGGAAACGCTGCACAGACCAGTGATAATTACAATAATATGCAAACCAGTCTGTAACACCAGTCTGTAACACCAGTCTGTAACACCAGTCTGTAACAGTTTGTAAAATGTCATAACCCCCTCTAAACGTCACCATAACCTCATGCCAAAGGAAATCACCTAAAGAAGTCACCTAGTCTCTCTCATAACAGCTTAGTTCCCCATACTGGCATTCTGCTTTGACCTCATTCTTTTTTAGGCTTTAGGAACATGTGTAACCATGGCACAGCACGAATGCCTATATAATGTACAGCAAAACGTTCTATACTACATAAACTTGTGAAATCTAAATATGTTTTCTCTCCCATTCGTTGATCCATGTCTTTAACCATTCTTCAACAAAACAATATGATACTGATTTCTCTGATGCATTGAAAGCCAGATGTTCTGTATGTTTAGACAGGCAGTATGCAACCTATTAACAGTTGGCCTAAGGGCAGGTGGTAGCCTGCAACCTACTGTACAGTGACCACAGAGGAACCTAGAAAAAACAAGCTGTGAGTGGCCGGAGGCTTTCCGGAGAAGTAGCAAGATGGGAAACAACACCAGTAAAAACCACACTGCTAAAGACAGCTGAAAGTGAATGTAAAAACAATAGTTCATGTGAAAGAAAGGGTGTGTGTGCATAGTGtaggagcatgagagagagaaacacgtcTGATCTTTTAAATAATAATTAGTTCCAGGATTGAAAAAAAACACCAACCTCCCTGTGAAAATATGTCAAACATATGTAACCTCCCTGACCTGCCGAATCCAGGTCACTGGTGGGAGAAATACTATCTGCATGTGCAGATGCTAGCAGCAGTTCACCATTCATGACAACAACAATTGTCCCAtcatatggctcagttggtagaacatggctcTTGCAACGCCagaattgtgggtttgattcctgggccacccatacataaaatatatgcatgcatgactgttaGTCACTTTGgttaaaagcatctgctaagttGCATGATATTGTTATATTATAAGAAGTTTGGGCAGCTTTTTTTCTGTTGTGGTCAAAAGCCAAAGATATTCATAACTAACCCTGTGCTTTAGCTCTTATCTTACCACTTCCCCATCTTCAGGAAGTGTATTAGGTGACGTAGCAAACGCAGTCCCAATACATCGCAGTAACATATCTCACACGTAAGCATAGACATCTTAGTGACTTTCCTCCATGACAAGATGGTTCTTCACAACTTCACCGGTGAGTTTccttactttatttatttataataacACATCATGGACATTTTGTTTCTTATTAAACAATATTGTATGTAAATATCCCAAATCTGACAAAAGGATGCCTTTGACACAGAAAGAATAAGCTTTGAGAAATGTTTCCTGTGAACTTTATGAATCACAATCATTTCACTTTTATGCTTTCAATTGTATTTTGCAATAACAATAAACTATTAATTCACACAATGAAAATGAACCACATCGCGGTGTCAAATTTATGTTTTAATTTCAAAaacattaaaggggcaatctgtgtttggtatatacatttttttacttttgaaTGAATACTTTTGAATGAATACTTTTGAATGaatacttgttaagcacatttttactcctgaacttatttaggtttgctataacaaaggggttgaatattctttgactcaagacatttcagcttttcatttttaaattattttatcagtggagatcaagtttataaattgcctggctgggcagaTGGATTGCTCAATGGATTGCGCAGTGAGATGGAACAGATTAAATAGGCATTTCGACATCACAGATTTAggcggtggtaacttgtggaatgcggttttaaccaatcagcatccaggattagacccacccgttgtataacctCCAATATTCTATATTGACAACTTGTTATGCTATTTTGAGTGCTATGCCATTTGGTTTGAAGTGGCTTAGAAAATGTAGCCCCTACCACTCCCATTGTTTCACTAGCAGAGATGCTGTCGGTGGGGTAAGTAAATAAAGAAAACAAAGCCATATTTTGGTCAACGACTCTCAAGATCACTTTTTGTAGTGAATTGAATGGCTTTTTCTTAATACAATTAAGTATATTTCAAAATGTTGTGTACTGCCTCTAAAACATTTTACTGcagattcttggtagtcttaaacaaatctactttgaaacaaaagtctacacttcacacacatggttatgggctaaAGAaaggaagacacctgtaccatgtcagatatagagttgaaatgtattacattttgagtttgcacagaagactgaaatataacaaaacagttttttgacatagaaacacgaGAATTTCGTCTTCTTAAATTTTTTATAATCTTgattaattatgaaaaatatgaataacattccactcatgaggccaaagagggtgcttttggtcattgacagcaggaaagggctacattgCAGTCATTTTTAACACATAAATATGACAAAATTCTGTTCGAAACTCAAAACTGTTCAAAACTACATTTAATTTGATAGAATATGCAAATGAATCCATAAGTGTCTATTGATGCACctgtgcgtcaatctaagtaacgtAAAAAACGTTAAAAAAAACTAGGATAGTTACTGTTTGTACTGTAAATGTTTGCAACAGAACTATAATAAACACAGCTACAAACTGTAATAGAGACGAGATGTGAGTTTCCATGGGAAACTAAGATagttactgtctgtactgtaaaaTAGTGTAACAGAAAACTATTGCCACCCAGCAACTGTGTGAAAAAACACCAGTGTAATATCACTATGGTTAGTCTAGCATAAACCCAATACTGGAGAATGAAGCCAACGGTGTAATATTACTGCGTCTATAGTTCGGGTTACtgtgtctatagtatgtgtcTATAGTACTGTGTCTATAGTTCGGGTTGGCAGGATTTAAGGGAAAGTGCGTTTATACTGTAACTGTGCTTAGTCCTGCAACGATCATCTCTCGCTAAGCTAGCTACTTTGCATAGCTCGTTCACCGTGGAACACAAATGTCTGGGCAAGACACGCCCTGTGAGAGATGAAAACGTGGTGCACCTCCCAACACCTGGCTTACTCTTAGGGGAGAACTGCAAGTCTGGCTGAGTGGAACATACACAGTCTTCCAATCTCGCGGGTTAGGCATGGTCCCCGAACCCGAAAGCTAGAACCGTGAGGGTTCTGGTGGACAAAACCCGCAGCGCCGCAATACTGGTAGACCAAACTGAGTATCGCCCAGGTTGGTACACTGTCACAACTAAGACAAACCCTCAGCGCTGCAATACTGGTAGACCAAAATGAGTATCGCCCAGGTTGGTACACTGTCACAAGCAATAAAAACAAGGAAAGAACCCAAAGGAGATGGCACAAGCCAAAACCGAATGGAGGGACAGCAGCGCACCCTGATGGAGAGGCTGACTGCTCCAAGCTATTGAATAGCAGCCGGTACACTTCTGAAAGAGACTTCTGATAGagaggctaactagctagctgctcCAAGCTATTGAATAGCAGCCGGTACACTTCTGATAGAAACTTCTGATAGagaggctaactagctagctgctcCAAGCTATTGAATAGCAGCCGGTACACTTCTGAAAGAAACTTCTGATAGAGAGGCTAACT comes from Salmo salar chromosome ssa20, Ssal_v3.1, whole genome shotgun sequence and encodes:
- the LOC106581495 gene encoding P2Y purinoceptor 12; protein product: MSTHFVKEREKGIFMHFSVLKSPNPCIPSRVSNESNPRRERRSHGPPGSSLRTSQSQSSPGILSTALDMDSTTGFAMTPVNHNHTNSSCSRDNVLKTVVFPVLYSLLFLLGLSLNGLAVWVFFSIPSRSHFIIYLKNIVVADVLMTLTFPFKVLSDSNMASVGLRVFVCRVSSVLFYLTMYISILFFGLISIDRCRKTLQPFKGTNAARLSHRKLLSGVIWCSLLALSLPNMVLTSRSPSSVYFKCSDLKTAAGMHWHELVNHVCQVIFWGNLVTVIVCYALITKELYSSYARANAYRAGGASRAGTGNGQRQPRRKTVSSNVFLVLAVFFVCFVPFHFSRVPYTMSQTRGRMFDCNLKLFFFQLKESTLWLSSLNSLLDPLIYFFLCKSFRTTLFKTLHLPPGTCSWLTGVGPDHNTGSTPLGDSSACQ